A single Nerophis ophidion isolate RoL-2023_Sa linkage group LG26, RoL_Noph_v1.0, whole genome shotgun sequence DNA region contains:
- the LOC133543469 gene encoding uncharacterized protein LOC133543469: MPRAKGYKRAQAAKLQMAVKQELTPKPPVPEFVARRGTGFRHRVRRWPTSVLTGRQVKFVPPTFHPEKKTVFVIGCSHLRGLVDRDVVLPKVPLSFSFLSVPGGGAADLKTEVGHLQFTWTPDVVCVLAPSNDLGRGPLYAGREFDALLTSVRSRWPNVFVLDFPPRLNKPVGLQDQLRQEHHRVATRMGLPYVAVASSFPLDRLELWCSDGVHLSDTGGSPILVKLLCDAALTLFAPDPPASPSLFAPDPPASPSLRRTDSLDPRRWPGVGDEGKMACVTASAVFWRKMAERQSWTPMPPVTEVLARRVTGTSPPAQVVVPVMGPHPLPQRKRRRHNPQSWITVGQKGKAGTQPVQQSFPIPSNPVWFSSPMLDAMEDFAPSSDSDCTAVPPPDQASPGRCRQRRVAIRRAGRREQVPAVRGEPAVIRELAVQEEAQVLLQVFKEKVASVPLPSDGGSVGEPQSVQEEPAVEPSVQEETQLPLQVFKEEVASVPLRGDSVGDPQSVREEPAVEPSVQEEAQVPLQVFKEKVASVPLPTDSGSVGETQSVRSRVAMVERDRRGIRLAKVVRGSFHQGDSRFNYGGMQCMTIASSSIAKHVVKSVFSWETQDLDRILYSGDKFYSSLRNLGIFSHPSNFLSVPDLPSNVVIDGQLFSFHFSSHPTSGAVGVEQEDGPFVTLRNGLEGIFREYSMCLLTLVTSTSAIICEDGQFAVVDSHSRSSCGLVDGNGTSVILHFSCLDDLHHYICCLADALSPGLKPFELCGVRVSVGASPALSGASVETCIFEMNTAAAPEVSDINVCATTSLFESDAGQAVSHAQSSVSVESGFIEMSTAPAPGFSDHENIFAAPSVCQTVAGDEASPALSGASVITFLSEVSSGSTAEYVATDGKKRKIFSRERMSKQAKRFDSVLANSDVEFITASESGKLFFRPLGDDVCRALCCQLKVDFMKVGGLVHKEVGYLGVPCLNEKIVPDGNCFFRAVSQAVSGSQKNHRKIRLAACRELEKNEARYRGLLRSDMSLLEYIKQSRMKRVKTWATEVEIQATADYLGIDIFTFNDGRWLKYSCNGNCLSADCIYLQNVGGQHFECVVCVLKPGLQSCHGYCKLGWDIGCRTRSSVKGVGRAVDCLDLGKDLIEVVEGSTISRDPSAQKFLKCDKILQDTVNVRRREKRARFYRKMYSEDLYFRESYTLRSVGKYRDNIEHMAVVKFRSKVASKIKYRDNIEHRAIVKFRSKVASQIKYGDNIEHRAMVKLRSKVASQIKYRDDLKHKQRVKSSSVMKYRDNLEHKQRAKASSVGKYKDHLEHKERVKRASKRQYSVSLKHRQQVIASVQLSRKQRLERSVDFGFVMDSFLDKVRNGPDYVCSVCHRLLFRNQVLRCEKEVYAASLATAGIANNCISEHYLHSCDKCVEPCLLVESRGQLWICFTCHSKISKGQIPAECWNNDLALDPIPPELGCLNSIEQHLIAPRIPFMKVLALPKGGQNGVHGPVTCVPANIVQTTNVLPRSSAEGSLLQVKLKRKLTYKGHYEYQFVDSWRVRRAIEYLKRTNVLYEDIEFNEEWLNDFGREEEVGVEDGQDDQVVDRQSGEDEAVEQELGEEEVSEDIVQDEMLHDRQQHCMFQDTCLMPVDIGQEALDQYFEDVLCLAPAEGNSPVRMLSDKLNEAMCFPVLFPTSTNTFHTSRMHRLTLSRYFNNRIMHADGRFARNVEYIFFSQYMSEMDQVISSISVAMRKGKGGQHSQQISPGMLKDDESLKRMLQFDDGFRFLRPIRGTPAFWSSVQKDLMACVRQLGIPTWFCSFSSADLRWQNLLASILRQEGRQQTVEQLEWADRCELLRRNPVTAARMFDYRWHCFLKEVLMSPSQPVGKIVDYFYRIEFQQRGSPHVHALFWIEGAPQIYKNTDLEVEEFIDKYVTCELPSADDTLSEVVSSVQTHSKRHSKSCRKNLTKCRFNFPKPVSARTFICKIKECVCPKKRPGTEGDESSENRPKCTCFVDEGPKMPKEVALMLLERVKRAMEREEPFGSAEELFASVGISQEVFEVAYRRLETKNKVVYRRGVNDTWVNQYNRNLLKCWNANLDISFVTDAYAVIIYIIKYITKSESEMGLLLSNALNEANRLGNLSAKDALKKLGSVYLHNRDVGAQEAVYRLMSMHLKECSRKVVFIPTGNNIVRMSLPLSVLVQRASSEGLRTENMWMTSVVERYKNRPDDDVFEDMCIATFCSEYRVLYKNENSDNKIELQGGLGFVLRRTRSQFAVVRYMRFKVNKQEEAHFQSLLQLFLPYRTDLELRPEGFEFYKQFYEEGYVLAGGTVQPVQDVVEENRAKFEVDCSRLEHAQEIADMLGGNVDEDAWGDLCPEQQVEHMECLEERREQQQGEIREEQLAQSDENVPDLFVGGKEVARLERNTNVLSRREGLALVHSLNATQRSIFDRIRKWCLEKVMGKTPEPFHVFVTGGAGTGKSHLIRAIQYEAGRLLSRLYQPDETCVLLTAPTGIAAYSLHAATIHHTFSIGMQVSLPYIPLGEDKINSLRAQFGHLQIVIIDEISMVDHNLLAYVHGRLRQMKQTGDFSPFGNVSVIAVGDFYQLPPVKGRPLYTMQVGVDLWCHFKKVELKTVVRQKDSVFSELLNRLRVRSKQTPLLQSDIDILKSRETGEESAALHIYPTNRQTGEHNLKRLFAICPDYLTIEAQDFINSRKSGELERMDGHHAKTSYTCLATTLCLAPKARVMLCKNVDVADGLVNGACGTVTHIQIEGDEDFPKTVYVKFDDPNIGSQRRKQRSHAAVECPHSTAIDPEEDSATKRGGLRRQFPLKLAWACTIHKVQGLTVEEAVVCLRKVFAAGQAYVALSRVRDISGLVITDFDEKAIYCKDTVKEALDSMPQFLLEQPQPSLDTQTFSLYLMNVQNLTYHIAHLVSCTQHLQPNCIAVTETWLSAQSSTDCVQIEGYTFHSRPRALCYSSNDTKLAEIRALEHGGVGLYVVDNSDCEILQVPDLNLECLVCLFAKENILMAVIYRPPCYPNSLFKSNLVKLLDWANPICNTIVIMGDFNEDLLKHSSISKLMGQNGFSQHVTQATTEHGTLIDHVYVKTTQYAVDCAVVSTYFSDHEAILCGFRAQDEGDMFDLDVFADDFADGGGLLDGESKME, encoded by the exons atGCCGCGTGCCAAGGGTTACAAGCGGGCACAAGCCGCCAAGCTTCAAATGGCAGTGAAGCAGGAATTGACTCCAAAGCCTCCTGTCCCCGAGTTTGTCGCCC GTCGCGGCACTGGCTTCCGCCACCGCGTGCGAAGGTGGCCGACTTCGGTCCTGACTGGCCGTCAGGTGAAGTTTGTCCCTCCAACTTTCCACCCGGAGAAGAAG ACTGTCTTCGTCATCGGCTGCTCCCACCTGAGAGGCCTGGTCGATAGGGATGTCGTCTTACCCAAGGTACctctctctttttcttttctGTCTGTTCCAGGTGGAGGTGCAGCTGACCTGAAGACAGAGGTGGGGCACCTGCAGTTCACGTGGACCCCGGATGTCGTCTGCGTGCTGGCCCCGAGCAACGACCTGGGCCGTGGGCCCCTCTACGCCGGTCGGGAGTTCGACGCGCTCCTGACCAGTGTCCGTAGCCGCTGGCCCAAT GTGTTTGTTTTGGACTTCCCCCCGCGTCTGAACAAGCCTGTGGGCCTGCAGGATCAGCTGCGTCAGGAGCACCACCGCGTTGCAACACGCATGG GTCTCCCATATGTGGCTGTGGCCAGCAGTTTCCCGCTGGATCGGTTGGAGCTGTGGTGTTCGGACGGC GTGCACCTCAGCGACACAGGTGGCTCGCCCATCCTGGTGAAGCTGTTGTGCGACGCTGCGCTCACCCTGTTCGCACCTGACCCCCCTGCGTCTCCTTCCCTGTTCGCACCTGACCCCCCTGCGTCTCCTTCCCTTCGTCGGACGGACAGCCTAGATCCCCGGAGGTGGCCTGGGGTTGGTGATGAGGGAAAG ATGGCCTGCGTCACTGCATCTGCGGTTTTTTGGAGGAAGATGGCAGAGCGGCAGTCATGGACCCCAATGCCCCCTGTCACAGAGGTCCTCGCTC GGCGTGTCACAGGAACGTCGCCACCTGCCCAGGTGGTGGTGCCGGTGATGGGGCCACACCCCCTGCCCCAACGCAAACGCCGCCGCCACAATCCCCAGAGTTGGATCACGGTTGGACAGAAGGGAAAG GCTGGAACACAGCCGGTGCAACAGTCTTTTCCCATACCGTCCAACCCCGTGTGGTTCAGCAGTCCTATGTTGGATGCCATGGAGGATTTTGCTCCTTCTTCTGACTCTGACTGCACTGCTGTCCCACCACCTGACCAG GCTTCTCCTGGGAGGTGTCGCCAGAGACGTGTGGCCATCAGGCGCGCCGGACGGAGGGAGCAG GTTCCAGCGGTCCGTGGGGAGCCAGCAGTCATCAGGGAGCTTGCTGTCCAAGAGGAAGCCCAGGTGCTGCTGCAGGTCTTCAAAGAGAAGGTTGCTTCTGTTCCTCTCCCTAGTGATGGTGGTAGTGTTGGTGAACCTCAGTCCGTCCAGGAGGAGCCTGCTGTGGAGCCTTCTGTCCAGGAGGAAACCCAGTTGCCGCTGCAGGTCTTCAAAGAGGAGGTTGCTTCTGTTCCTCTCCGTGGTGATAGTGTTGGTGATCCTCAGTCTGTCCGGGAGGAGCCTGCTGTGGAGCCTTCTGTCCAGGAGGAAGCCCAGGTGCCATTGCAGGTCTTCAAAGAGAAGGTTGCTTCTGTTCCTCTCCCCACTGATAGTGGTAGTGTTGGTGAAACTCAGTCCGTCCGCAGTCGTGTGGCAATGGTCGAGAGGGATCGTCGGGGAATTAGGTTAGCTAAGGTTGTGCGGGGATCTTTTCACCAGGGGGATAGCAGGTTTAATTACGGAGGGATGCAATGCATGACAATTGCTTCAAGTAGTATAGCTAAGCATGTGGTGAAAAGCGTGTTTTCGTGGGAGACACAGGATCTCGATCGTATCCTGTATTCCGGAGACAAATTTTACAGTAGTTTGCGCAACCTGGGTATATTTAGCCACCCGTCGAATTTTTTGTCGGTGCCGGATCTACCTAGTAATGTAGTTATTGACGGGCAGTTGTTTAGTTTCCATTTTAGTTCACACCCAACATCAGGTGCTGTGGGTGTTGAGCAGGAAGATGGTCCCTTTGTGACTTTGCGTAACGGATTAGAGGGAATTTTTAGAGAGTACAGCATGTGTCTGCTGACACTGGTAACATCTACATCTGCCATCATCTGTGAGGATGGACAGTTTGCTGTGGTCGACAGTCACTCACGTAGTAGCTGTGGCCTGGTAGATGGCAATGGTACCAGTGTAATACTGCACTTTTCCTGTTTAGATGACCTGCATCACTACATCTGTTGTTTGGCTGATGCTCTCAGTCCAGGGCTGAAGCCTTTTGAGCTGTGTGGTGTTAGGGTTAGTGTAGGTGCAAGTCCAGCGTTGTCTGGAGCTTCAGTAGAGACTTGCATCTTTGAGATGAACACTGCTGCAGCACCTGAGGTTAGTGACATCAATGTTTGTGCCACCACCTCCTTGTTTGAGAGTGATGCAGGTCAAGCTGTGAGCCACGCGCAATCCAGTGTTTCTGTGGAGAGTGGCTTCATAGAGATGAGCACTGCTCCAGCACCAGGATTTAGTGACCATGAAAACATTTTTGCAGCCCCATCTGTGTGTCAGACTGTGGCTGGTGATGAAGCGAGCCCAGCACTGTCTGGCGCTTCTGTTATCACTTTTTTAAGTGAAGTTAGTAGTGGCTCAACAGCAGAATATGTTGCCACTGATGGCAAAAAGCGTAAAATTTTTTCCCGTGAACGCATGTCTAAACAAGCCAAGCGTTTTGATAGCGTTTTAGCCAACTCTGATGTCGAGTTTATCACTGCATCAGAGAGTGGGAAACTGTTTTTCCGTCCCCTTGGTGATGACGTTTGTAGGGCTTTGTGTTGTCAATTAAAAGTAGATTTTATGAAAGTCGGTGGTCTGGTGCATAAAGAGGTGGGCTACTTAGGTGTTCCCTGCCTTAACGAGAAAATAGTTCCGGATGGGAACTGCTTTTTCCGAGCTGTTTCTCAGGCTGTCAGTGGTTCACAGAAGAACCATCGTAAGATTAGGCTGGCAGCCTGTAGAGAGCTAGAAAAAAATGAGGCTAGGTATCGGGGTCTTTTGAGGAGCGATATGTCTCTTTTAGAGTATATCAAGCAGTCCAGGATGAAGCGTGTCAAGACTTGGGCCACAGAGGTTGAAATCCAGGCCACTGCAGATTATTTAGGCAttgacatttttacatttaatgatggTCGTTGGCTAAAGTATAGTTGCAACGGTAATTGTTTGTCAGCAGATTGCATTTACTTGCAGAATGTTGGGGGCCAGCATTTTGAGTGCGTTGTTTGCGTTTTAAAGCCTGGACTGCAAAGTTGTCATGGTTATTGTAAATTAGGCTGGGATATAGGCTGTAGAACTAGGTCTTCTGTGAAAGGAGTGGGGCGGGCAGTAGATTGTCTAGATTTAGGTAAAGATTTAATAGAGGTTGTAGAGGGCAGTACAATAAGTAGGGATCCTAGTGCCCAAAAGTTTTTAAAGTGTGATAAAATACTGCAGGATACAGTTAATGTTAGACGTCGAGAGAAACGTGCCCGGTTTTATAGGAAAATGTATAGTGAAGACTTATACTTCAGGGAGAGCTATACATTACGAAGTGTAGGAAAATACAGGGATAATATTGAGCATATGGCAGTGGTTAAATTCAGGAGTAAAGTGGCGAGTAAAATAAAATACAGGGATAATATTGAGCACAGGGCAATAGTTAAATTCAGGAGTAAAGTGGCAAGTCAAATAAAATACGGGGATAATATTGAGCACAGGGCAATGGTTAAACTCAGGAGTAAAGTGGCAAGTCAAATAAAATACAGGGATGATTTGAAACACAAACAAAGGGTTAAATCAAGCAGTGTAATGAAATACAGGGATAATTTGGAACACAAACAAAGGGCTAAAGCTAGCAGTGTAGGAAAATACAAGGATCATTTGGAACACAAAGAGAGGGTTAAACGAGCCAGCAAAAGGCAGTATAGTGTTAGTTTAAAACATAGGCAGCAAGTGATAGCTAGTGTACAGCTGAGTCGGAAGCAGAGGCTGGAGAGGTCTGTAGATTTTGGTTTTGTCATGGATAGTTTTTTGGATAAGGTTAGAAATGGACCGGATTACGTGTGTAGTGTTTGTCATAGGCTGCTGTTTAGAAATCAGGTGCTGCGCTGTGAGAAGGAAGTATATGCAGCAAGTTTAGCAACGGCTGGCATTGCAAATAATTGCATTAGTGAGCATTATCTGCATAGTTGTGATAAATGTGTTGAGCCCTGTCTCCTTGTTGAGTCCAGAGGTCAGTTGTGGATTTGCTTTACTTGTCATAGTAAGATCAGTAAAGGTCAAATCCCAGCTGAATGTTGGAACAACGACTTAGCTTTAGACCCCATTCCTCCAGAACTGGGATGTCTGAATAGCATAGAGCAGCACCTGATAGCTCCACGCATCCCCTTTATGAAGGTGTTGGCGTTGCCTAAGGGTGGTCAGAATGGTGTACATGGGCCCGTTACTTGTGTTCCGGCCAACATTGTACAAACCACCAATGTGTTGCCGCGGTCCAGTGCAGAGGGGTCTCTGCTTCAAGTTAAGTTAAAGCGGAAATTAACTTACAAAGGACACTACGAGTATCAATTTGTTGACTCGTGGCGTGTCAGGCGGGCTATAGAATACTTAAAGAGAACCAATGTCTTGTATGAAGACATTGAGTTCAACGAAGAATGGTTGAATGATTTTGGTAGGGAGGAAGAGGTTGGTGTAGAGGATGGTCAGGATGACCAGGTTGTTGACAGACAGTCCGGTGAGGATGAGGCTGTAGAGCAGGAACTTGGGGAAGAAGAGGTATCAGAAGACATAGTACAAGATGAAATGTTACATGACAGACAACAGCACTGCATGTTTCAGGACACTTGTCTTATGCCTGTTGATATCGGTCAGGAAGCATTAGATCAGTATTTTGAGGATGTTTTATGTCTGGCCCCCGCGGAAGGTAATAGTCCGGTTAGAATGCTTTCTGACAAATTAAATGAGGCGATGTGTTTCCCGGTGCTGTTTCCGACGAGCACAAATACATTCCACACCAGCCGCATGCATCGCTTAACGTTGTCGCGCTATTTCAATAATCGGATAATGCATGCCGACGGCCGTTTTGCGCGCAATGTGGAATACATATTCTTTAGCCAGTATATGTCGGAAATGGACCAAGTCATAAGTAGCATTTCGGTCGCGATGCGTAAAGGTAAGGGGGGTCAGCATTCTCAGCAGATTAGCCCGGGCATGCTCAAAGACGACGAGTCTCTGAAGCGCATGCTGCAGTTCGATGACGGTTTTCGTTTCCTTCGGCCCATTCGCGGGACCCCGGCTTTTTGGTCTTCCGTTCAGAAAGACCTTATGGCTTGTGTCCGCCAATTGGGGATACCAACATGGTTCTGCTCTTTTTCTTCTGCTGATTTGCGCTGGCAGAATCTCCTTGCCAGCATCCTGAGACAGGAAGGCAGACAGCAGACAGTAGAACAGTTGGAGTGGGCCGATAGGTGCGAGCTGTTGCGTCGCAACCCGGTCACAGCTGCGAGGATGTTTGACTACAGGTGGCACTGTTTTTTGAAGGAAGTACTCATGTCCCCGTCTCAACCAGTTGGCAAGATTGTAGATTACTTTTATCGAATTGAGTTCCAGCAGCGTGGGTCCCCCCATGTTCATGCGCTGTTTTGGATTGAGGgagctccccaaatttataaaaACACAGACTTAGAAGTTGAAGAGTTTATTGACAAATATGTGACATGTGAGCTACCCTCTGCCGATGACACACTATCTGAAGTTGTGTCATCGGTTCAAACGCATTCGAAACGGCATTCAAAGTCATGTCGCAAAAATCTAACCAAATGCCGTTTCAATTTTCCTAAACCGGTCTCTGCACGCACGTTCATTTGCAAAATCAAAGAATGTGTTTGTCCTAAAAAAAGACCGGGGACAGAGGGTGATGAAAGTTCAGAAAACAGGCCGAAGTGCACCTGTTTTGTCGATGAGGGACCGAAGATGCCAAAGGAGGTTGCGCTGATGTTATTGGAGAGAGTGAAGAGAGCCATGGAGAGGGAGGAGCCTTTTGGTAGCGCAGAAGAGTTGTTTGCCAGTGTGGGCATCAGCCAGGAAGTCTTTGAGGTCGCTTATAGGCGGCTGGAGACTAAGAATAAGGTGGTTTATAGGCGAGGGGTAAACGACACCTGGGTTAACCAGTACAATAGGAACTTGTTGAAGTGTTGGAACGCGAACTTGGACATTAGCTTTGTCACTGACGCCTACGCTGTCATCATATACATAATCAAGTACATCACAAAGTCAGAGAGCGAAATGGGTCTGTTACTGAGCAATGCCCTTAACGAAGCTAATAGACTAGGAAATCTCTCTGCTAAAGACGCTTTAAAGAAACTGGGCAGTGTATATTTACACAACAGAGATGTCGGCGCTCAGGAGGCAGTGTATAGGCTAATGAGCATGCATTTGAAGGAATGTTCCAGGAAGGTCGTGTTTATTCCAACAGGGAATAACATTGTGCGGATGAGTTTACCCCTCAGCGTGTTGGTGCAAAGGGCTTCCTCAGAGGGTCTTAGGACGGAAAACATGTGGATGACGAGTGTTGTCGAGAGGTATAAGAACAGGCCCGATGATGACGTGTTTGAGGACATGTGCATAGCCACGTTTTGTTCGGAATATCGTGTCCTCTACAAGAATGAAAACTCAGACAATAAAATTGAACTTCAAGGGGGTTTAGGGTTCGTCTTGCGCCGAACGCGAAGTCAGTTTGCCGTCGTTCGCTATATGCGGTTTAAAGTAAACAAACAGGAGGAAGCCCACTTTCAGAGTTTGCTGCAGTTGTTCCTTCCTTATAGAACTGATTTAGAACTCAGGCCGGAAGGCTTTGAGTTCTACAAACAGTTCTATGAGGAAGGCTATGTGCTGGCTGGTGGGACCGTGCAGCCGGTGCAAGACGTCGTTGAGGAAAACAGGGCAAAATTTGAAGTGGACTGTTCCCGATTAGAGCATGCGCAGGAAATCGCGGACATGTTAGGAGGCAATGTCGATGAGGATGCGTGGGGGGACCTTTGTCCCGAACAGCAAGTCGAACACATGGAATGTTTAGAGGAGAGGCGGGAGCAGCAGCAGGGGGAAATTAGGGAAGAGCAGTTAGCTCAATCGGATGAAAATGTCCCCGATTTGTTTGTTGGTGGTAAAGAAGTAGCTCGATTGGAGAGAAACACCAACGTTTTGTCTAGAAGGGAGGGTTTAGCTCTGGTCCATTCTCTCAATGCGACGCAGAGGAGCATTTTCGATAGGATTAGGAAATGGTGCCTAGAAAAGGTGATGGGAAAAACCCCAGAACCTTTCCATGTGTTCGTAACTGGTGGGGCAGGTACTGGAAAAAGCCATTTGATTAGAGCTATCCAGTACGAGGCAGGTAGACTATTGTCGCGTCTGTACCAACCAGATGAAACCTGCGTACTCTTAACTGCTCCCACAGGCATAGCTGCATACAGTTTACATGCAGCCACAATCCACCACACCTTCAGTATTGGCATGCAGGTTAGTTTACCGTATATCCCTCTGGGTGAAGATAAGATAAATTCCTTGAGGGCTCAATTTGGTCACCTACAAATTGTAATCATTGACGAAATTAGTATGGTAGATCATAATCTTTTAGCTTATGTGCATGGCCGCTTAAGGCAAATGAAACAGACGGGGGACTTTTCTCCATTTGGCAACGTTAGTGTTATAGCTGTTGGTGACTTTTATCAGTTGCCCCCCGTTAAAGGGAGGCCTTTGTACACCATGCAGGTGGGTGTGGACCTCTGGTGTCATTTTAAAAAGGTAGAACTAAAAACAGTGGTGAGGCAAAAAGATAGTGTATTTTCTGAGCTGCTAAATAGACTTAGAGTTCGGTCAAAGCAAACCCCCCTACTGCAAAGCGACATCGATATCCTCAAGTCCCGGGAGACAGGGGAAGAGAGCGCAGCTTTGCATATTTATCCCACAAATAGGCAAACCGGCGAGCACAATCTCAAGCGGTTATTCGCAATCTGTCCCGATTACCTTACAATCGAGGCACAGGATTTCATCAACAGTAGGAAGTCGGGCGAATTAGAGCGCATGGACGGGCATCACGCCAAAACTTCGTACACGTGTTTGGCCACCACTTTGTGTTTGGCTCCGAAAGCACGTGTAATGCTTTGCAAGAATGTTGACGTGGCAGACGGTCTGGTCAATGGCGCATGTGGAACGGTGACTCATATTCAAATTGAAGGAGATGAAGACTTCCCCAAAACAGTCTATGTTAAATTTGACGACCCCAACATAGGCTCCCAGAGGAGGAAGCAACGTTCCCATGCTGCTGTGGAATGCCCGCATTCTACTGCCATTGATCCCGAGGAGGATTCGGCAACAAAACGCGGCGGTTTGCGTCGTCAGTTTCCTCTGAAACTCGCGTGGGCCTGCACTATTCACAAAGTGCAGGGTTTAACTGTAGAGGAGGCTGTCGTGTGTTTACGAAAAGTTTTTGCAGCTGGGCAGGCGTATGTCGCCCTCAGCCGTGTTAGGGATATCTCCGGCCTTGTCATTACAGATTTTGACGAAAAGGCCATTTACTGCAAGGACACCGTCAAGGAGGCATTGGATAGCATGCCCCAATTTCTCCTTGAACAGCCACAGCCTTCATTAGACACTCAGACTTTCTCTTTGTATTTAATGAACGTTCAAAatttaacctaccacatagctcATTTGGTGTCTTGCACGCAGCATTTACAGCCTAACTGTATTGCTGTCACAGAGACGTGGCTCAGTGCACAATCGTCAACAGACTGCGTCCAAATAGAGGGATACACTTTCCACAGTCGTCCCCGAGCCTTGTGTTACAGCAGCAATGATACCAAATTAGCTGAGATTAGAGCTCTAGAACATGGCGGAGTGGGTCTATATGTTGTAGATAATTCGGACTGTGAGATTCTGCAGGTGCCTGATTTAAATCTGGAGTGTTTAGTGTGCCTGTTTGCCAAAGAGAACATTTTGATGGCAGTAATTTATCGTCCGCCATGTTATCCAAATTCACTTTTTAAATCCAATCTGGTTAAGTTACTTGATTGGGCAAATCCTATCTGTAACACAATTGTTATAATGGGTGATTTTAATGAAGACCTTCTTAAACATTCATCAATTTCTAAATTAATGGGCCAAAATGGATTTAGTCAGCATGTAACACAAGCGACTACGGAGCATGGGACATTAATTGACCATGTTTATGTCAAAACAACACAGTATGCTGTGGATTGTGCAGTGGTGTCCACTTATTTCAGTGACCACGAAGCCATCCTGTGTGGTTTTCGTGCTCAAGATGAAGGCGATATGTTTGACTTGGATGTGTTTGCAGATGATTTTGCTGATGGAGGGGGACTTTTGGACGGCGAGTCTAAGATGGAGTAG